One Gammaproteobacteria bacterium DNA window includes the following coding sequences:
- a CDS encoding ATPase, T2SS/T4P/T4SS family — MAKKIGDLLKDEGIIDDDMVNYALQVQKATKERLGDTLLKLNFVTDSEIAVILAKQANMAYEPLARVIPNKLALSQIPYNFSQKHEILPVAIKENRLQLVITDPFDTKGLDQISRFTSMKYDLHVGPRGKTLRQIEQLYYLAEHPLDKDMDEIVKTVQAGKPFKAEKVVDIIIHTAIEVGASDLHVTATGFATLVSYRIDGVLKLVYTLPPQMHARIVSTFKVESQMDIAELNRPQDGRMSFEFLQQSYDMRVSCLPTSKGENLVLRILAGGQDILSLDDIGYLPEQLEVISQALKNPYGMVLATGPTGSGKSTSLYGALRRVNAMQKNVMTVEDPVEFQMPLIRQVAVNVKAGITFSSAIRSFLRQDPDVVMVGEIRDEETAILGVRAAQTGHLVLSTLHTNDAVGAIARLRDLSVGNFMLASTLSCVLAQRLLRKLCDHCKESTRVAIGDKNYPEHMHGKTVYQHKGCDHCHGTGFLGRTAVCEVLSIDDPIKDMIDRDASALEIKEHALKNGMISLRQAAFKLVEQGITDLFEIDRVVKDEKRGTASKQRIAA; from the coding sequence ATGGCCAAGAAAATAGGCGACTTGTTAAAAGACGAAGGGATCATCGATGATGATATGGTCAATTATGCACTGCAGGTACAAAAGGCCACCAAGGAGAGACTCGGCGACACCCTGCTCAAATTGAATTTCGTCACCGACTCGGAGATAGCTGTCATCCTCGCCAAACAGGCAAATATGGCCTATGAACCGCTCGCGCGCGTGATACCTAACAAACTGGCGCTCAGCCAAATACCGTATAACTTTTCGCAAAAACACGAGATTCTTCCCGTCGCGATCAAAGAGAATCGCCTTCAGTTAGTCATTACGGATCCGTTTGATACCAAAGGACTGGACCAGATCTCCCGATTTACCAGTATGAAATACGATCTACATGTAGGGCCAAGAGGCAAAACCTTGCGTCAAATTGAACAGCTTTACTATTTGGCCGAGCATCCGCTGGACAAGGATATGGATGAAATCGTGAAAACCGTCCAGGCGGGAAAACCATTCAAGGCCGAGAAAGTCGTCGACATTATTATTCACACTGCGATCGAAGTCGGCGCATCCGACCTTCACGTAACGGCCACTGGTTTCGCCACACTCGTTTCCTACCGTATCGATGGCGTTTTGAAACTGGTCTATACACTTCCGCCGCAGATGCACGCACGTATTGTCTCGACGTTTAAGGTCGAATCACAAATGGATATTGCCGAACTCAATCGCCCACAGGACGGACGCATGAGCTTCGAGTTCTTGCAACAGTCCTACGATATGCGTGTGTCCTGTTTACCGACATCCAAAGGCGAAAATCTCGTACTGCGTATCCTCGCTGGCGGCCAGGATATACTCTCGCTTGACGATATAGGCTACCTACCTGAACAGCTTGAGGTCATTAGCCAGGCATTGAAGAACCCGTATGGCATGGTCCTGGCGACCGGCCCTACCGGTTCGGGCAAATCCACCAGCCTTTATGGTGCGCTACGACGCGTTAACGCCATGCAGAAAAACGTGATGACGGTCGAAGACCCGGTCGAGTTTCAAATGCCCTTGATAAGACAGGTAGCGGTCAACGTTAAGGCAGGGATCACGTTTTCGTCTGCCATACGCAGCTTCCTGCGCCAGGACCCGGACGTAGTCATGGTCGGCGAGATACGCGACGAAGAGACCGCAATTCTCGGTGTGCGTGCGGCGCAGACCGGTCACCTGGTCCTGTCGACACTACATACCAATGATGCTGTTGGTGCCATCGCGCGCCTGCGTGACTTGAGCGTCGGTAACTTTATGTTGGCATCAACGCTTAGCTGTGTTTTGGCACAACGACTGTTGCGCAAGCTGTGTGATCATTGCAAAGAGAGTACGCGCGTAGCCATCGGCGACAAAAATTATCCGGAACATATGCACGGTAAAACCGTGTATCAACACAAAGGCTGTGACCATTGCCACGGAACCGGATTCCTGGGCCGCACCGCTGTGTGCGAAGTATTGAGTATAGATGATCCGATAAAAGACATGATAGATCGCGATGCCTCCGCACTTGAGATCAAGGAACACGCCCTAAAAAACGGTATGATCTCACTGCGACAGGCAGCCTTTAAACTTGTGGAGCAAGGTATAACCGACTTGTTCGAAATCGACCGTGTAGTCAAGGATGAAAAACGGGGCACGGCAAGCAAACAACGTATAGCGGCCTAG
- a CDS encoding type II secretion system F family protein, translating to MSFFVYTTIDDQGHNNRSGEYFSSHDEFFSEIEKRNLEILNYFEVPSPLLPIVDLVNPKLKAQEVVELCNYLSLYVGSGLEIQAALQDMADNAKRAVFRNVMIKIKNYLLSGYLISEAMRKTGVIPDMVCSLAKIGEDSGNLENTLKDAANYIERTEAIKSSTKRAMIYPGITLVAMIGGFIFWTAFVVPKIVELFYTMNVELPTATVILIHLSEFMASNWAIVFVAFLLLPVAITLARKNDEFRYYTDAGIWKMPVFGELIRGSQLAFYFQYLALMYSTGIPITKAFDTVTDSLNNAYFQHAVKDITESIKSGSSLLNSFIETGAFDPLVNRMMGIGEQTGSLDKQLTKISDIYFQRVQELVDGISKLIEPVIMIVVATGFAFFAIALLGPLYELMATMGT from the coding sequence ATGTCTTTTTTTGTCTACACTACTATAGATGATCAAGGCCACAACAATCGGAGTGGCGAATATTTCAGTAGCCACGACGAATTCTTTAGCGAAATAGAAAAACGAAACCTCGAAATTCTAAACTATTTTGAGGTTCCCTCTCCGCTGTTACCAATTGTTGACCTGGTGAATCCCAAGCTCAAGGCCCAGGAAGTTGTTGAGCTGTGCAACTATCTTTCCCTGTATGTGGGTAGCGGTCTTGAGATTCAAGCGGCGCTACAGGACATGGCAGACAATGCCAAACGCGCCGTTTTCCGCAATGTCATGATCAAGATAAAAAATTATCTTCTGAGCGGCTATTTGATTTCCGAGGCCATGCGTAAAACCGGTGTGATACCAGATATGGTCTGTTCCCTGGCAAAAATCGGCGAGGACAGCGGGAATCTGGAAAATACGCTCAAGGACGCGGCCAATTATATTGAGCGCACTGAAGCGATAAAGTCATCAACCAAGCGTGCCATGATTTATCCCGGCATTACCCTAGTGGCGATGATAGGCGGTTTTATTTTCTGGACCGCGTTTGTCGTGCCAAAAATTGTTGAATTGTTCTATACCATGAATGTGGAGTTGCCGACCGCTACAGTCATACTCATACATCTATCGGAGTTTATGGCCAGTAATTGGGCAATCGTCTTTGTAGCATTTCTTCTCTTACCTGTTGCGATTACGCTTGCGCGAAAAAACGACGAATTTCGATACTACACCGATGCGGGCATCTGGAAAATGCCTGTCTTTGGTGAATTGATTCGGGGTTCGCAATTGGCCTTCTACTTTCAATATCTAGCGCTTATGTATAGCACCGGCATTCCCATCACCAAGGCATTTGATACGGTAACCGACTCGCTAAACAACGCCTATTTTCAGCACGCCGTCAAGGATATTACCGAGAGCATAAAGTCGGGATCATCGTTGCTAAACAGCTTTATTGAGACCGGGGCTTTTGATCCGCTTGTAAACCGGATGATGGGAATAGGCGAACAGACGGGATCGCTGGACAAACAGCTGACAAAGATTTCCGATATATATTTTCAGCGGGTACAGGAGCTCGTAGACGGCATTAGCAAGCTGATTGAACCGGTGATCATGATCGTGGTAGCAACAGGTTTTGCCTTTTTTGCAATTGCATTACTGGGCCCGTTGTACGAACTAATGGCAACCATGGGGACCTAG
- a CDS encoding secretin N-terminal domain-containing protein, with protein MKSTVLRTVCLLAVVSSFGCAGLSGASKQTMKDIVTVKPEPLVESLFDSKTKDDNSQTSGMVYQNRMPLVSMRNELPQSVAEGRYSLKVKNLSIHDTLNLFATTYNINVYAAPEVTGTVNVSFKDLPLDSAMNLILGSLGYYWEWSDNLVHVKKYKTITVELDYLRLTRGGTGSSSSSISSSGGNSGGGGTTSTQLTQKDSVAFWDELEVQLKAMLGASGTLAISKVSGTVQITDEFSRVKQIEQFLKHLKNGLHKQVEIEVRIVEVSLRDDMSMGINWENISLKGVTGALSNIVTQANGGLNLRSSTIDLQYGASNFTAVMSALSEQGKINVVSQPRIRAMNNQTALIKVGTDRTFFSQEVTRQQGTNGVTDIIITEIPTTVTEGVVLSLTPQISNDQWVLMDISPVITRVTDTVVSTQGSIAPVLDIKQTSTLVRARHGEMVMLGGLIQDQNVETLRGIPFLNKVPLLGRLFGGTYKTKVRKELVIFLVPKIVG; from the coding sequence ATGAAAAGTACGGTTTTACGGACAGTATGCCTGTTGGCCGTAGTCAGCTCATTCGGTTGCGCTGGCCTGTCTGGAGCTTCGAAACAGACGATGAAAGATATCGTCACCGTAAAACCTGAGCCCCTCGTTGAAAGCTTGTTCGATTCAAAAACCAAAGACGATAATTCGCAAACTAGTGGCATGGTCTATCAAAACCGCATGCCACTGGTGTCGATGCGCAACGAGCTACCACAGTCTGTTGCAGAGGGTCGATACTCGCTTAAGGTTAAAAATCTCTCCATACACGACACCCTTAACCTTTTCGCTACCACATACAATATAAACGTATACGCCGCGCCAGAGGTTACCGGTACGGTCAACGTTAGCTTCAAGGATTTGCCGCTCGACAGTGCCATGAACCTGATCCTCGGTTCACTTGGCTACTACTGGGAATGGTCGGACAATCTGGTTCATGTAAAGAAATACAAAACGATCACTGTCGAACTGGACTATCTACGACTTACTCGCGGAGGCACTGGTTCGAGCTCGAGTTCGATCTCGTCCTCCGGTGGAAACAGCGGTGGCGGCGGCACGACCTCGACGCAGCTTACGCAAAAGGATAGTGTTGCATTCTGGGACGAATTGGAAGTTCAACTTAAGGCCATGCTGGGCGCAAGTGGAACCTTAGCGATTAGCAAGGTTTCCGGCACGGTACAGATTACCGACGAGTTTAGCCGCGTAAAACAAATCGAGCAATTTTTAAAACACCTGAAAAACGGATTACACAAGCAGGTCGAAATCGAAGTCCGTATCGTAGAGGTCTCATTACGTGACGATATGTCGATGGGTATTAATTGGGAGAACATATCACTCAAAGGTGTAACCGGCGCGCTTTCTAACATCGTTACTCAAGCGAACGGTGGCTTGAACCTTCGCTCCTCTACAATTGATCTTCAATATGGTGCTTCGAACTTTACCGCGGTCATGTCGGCGCTCAGTGAGCAAGGAAAGATCAACGTAGTTTCACAGCCACGAATTCGTGCCATGAACAATCAAACAGCGCTTATTAAGGTGGGTACTGATCGTACTTTTTTCTCCCAGGAAGTCACAAGACAACAAGGCACAAACGGCGTGACCGACATCATAATCACTGAAATTCCAACCACGGTGACCGAAGGAGTGGTTTTATCTCTAACTCCACAAATTTCCAATGACCAGTGGGTATTAATGGACATCTCGCCGGTAATTACACGCGTGACCGACACCGTGGTTTCAACTCAAGGCAGTATCGCGCCGGTTTTGGATATCAAACAGACCTCCACTCTGGTCAGAGCAAGACATGGAGAGATGGTGATGCTGGGCGGCTTAATCCAGGATCAAAACGTCGAGACCTTGCGTGGAATACCGTTTCTAAACAAAGTGCCGCTTTTGGGTCGTCTATTCGGTGGTACGTATAAAACGAAAGTTAGAAAAGAGCTTGTTATTTTTTTAGTACCTAAAATCGTTGGTTGA
- a CDS encoding AAA family ATPase, whose translation MHAINNKPWYDELGFSESPFSITPDTSFFFANDGHVEALSTMFFAATAGGLCVISGEVGLGKTLLCRSLLNKLDSTFNAAYIFNPMQDPLSLLKTIYYDFTGSGAKGENISEVYNELNEYLLDIARAGTRAVLIIDEAQLLSEEALQTVRLVTNLETEKKKLLSLILVGQPELCEILASKAMRPLQQRVSYRYQLRPLTMSQSFRYIEHRFAKASVESGLWMTNAAKLAAHKCSGGVPRRLNQVCERAILSAYVAKKSSIDVYAVYQSAREILAKG comes from the coding sequence ATGCACGCGATCAACAACAAACCCTGGTATGACGAATTAGGTTTTTCGGAATCTCCGTTTAGCATCACCCCAGACACAAGCTTCTTCTTTGCAAACGATGGGCATGTAGAGGCACTTTCAACCATGTTTTTCGCAGCAACAGCGGGAGGCTTGTGTGTTATCAGCGGGGAAGTCGGCCTGGGTAAGACATTACTGTGTCGCAGCTTGCTCAACAAACTGGACTCTACCTTCAACGCTGCCTATATCTTTAATCCGATGCAGGACCCGCTGAGTTTACTTAAGACCATCTACTATGATTTTACGGGAAGTGGCGCCAAAGGCGAAAATATCAGTGAAGTCTACAATGAGTTGAATGAATATCTTCTAGATATAGCGCGCGCGGGGACACGGGCAGTACTCATTATCGACGAGGCGCAACTATTGTCCGAAGAGGCCTTGCAAACCGTTAGGCTAGTGACCAATCTGGAGACTGAGAAGAAAAAGTTACTTTCACTGATCTTGGTTGGACAACCTGAGCTATGCGAAATTCTGGCTAGCAAGGCTATGCGCCCGCTTCAGCAACGCGTTTCTTACCGCTACCAGCTTCGGCCACTCACCATGAGCCAAAGTTTTCGCTACATCGAACACCGCTTCGCCAAGGCTAGTGTTGAGAGCGGCCTATGGATGACGAACGCAGCAAAACTCGCGGCACACAAGTGTAGCGGTGGTGTTCCGCGCAGACTCAACCAGGTTTGTGAACGAGCGATACTGTCGGCCTACGTAGCTAAAAAGTCTTCGATTGATGTGTATGCTGTTTATCAATCGGCGCGCGAAATTCTGGCAAAGGGGTAG
- a CDS encoding type II secretion system GspH family protein, giving the protein MDYTKDSKLVRFGIAREHGFTLIELAVVLVVIGLLIALMMPMTRNLLDIGYSSAEVLLVNQSKIALVNYAFKNGGFPAPGVNGELPKGEFDFLTRSVRGESLYYDVNDAFTSANTLGNLSTLCNAAVSGSLVNAFPKTWDGSSYTDPTLSNPVIFVVYSTGENHKRDGENDNVIAPVDRIYENPSKAKENDYDDIVASYSQSQFCRQCMEIGFKCQAPTS; this is encoded by the coding sequence GTGGACTATACTAAAGACAGCAAGCTTGTGCGATTTGGTATTGCGCGCGAACATGGGTTTACATTGATAGAGCTCGCGGTGGTACTGGTTGTAATCGGATTGCTGATCGCTCTAATGATGCCAATGACAAGAAATCTATTGGACATCGGCTATTCCTCGGCCGAGGTATTATTGGTCAACCAAAGCAAGATCGCATTAGTCAACTACGCCTTCAAGAACGGCGGATTTCCCGCTCCAGGAGTTAACGGAGAGCTGCCTAAAGGAGAATTTGATTTTCTGACGAGAAGCGTAAGAGGTGAATCACTCTACTATGATGTCAATGACGCCTTTACGTCGGCGAATACGCTTGGTAATTTGAGTACGCTTTGTAATGCGGCTGTATCAGGAAGTCTTGTCAATGCATTTCCTAAAACCTGGGATGGTAGTAGCTATACCGATCCTACACTGTCGAATCCGGTGATATTTGTTGTTTACTCTACAGGAGAAAATCACAAACGGGATGGGGAGAATGATAATGTTATTGCGCCCGTGGACCGTATTTATGAAAATCCATCTAAAGCTAAAGAAAATGACTATGACGATATTGTTGCTAGCTACTCACAGAGCCAGTTTTGTCGACAGTGTATGGAGATAGGCTTTAAATGTCAGGCACCAACGTCATAG
- a CDS encoding type II secretion system GspH family protein encodes MPGRTNSQNNHGFSLIEMSIVLVVVGIILSMTLPVVRGMVKTSKYNKERAYLEETKNALIGYAFIHGGFPDPLPNDIVPAGKLGIRAIGPYAKPFLYDVNPTFLASNTGGDMSTFCAAIEAEQTAANPPLIWNGTDFSDTANSAPVAFVVVSQGANYRSDRENSPLGDGTLADRYYENPSTAEQEEYDDAVVSYSLVQLSSDCLKVAPPVVQQTACAASGDARCAELTNNSGQELYYAIARDWNSTEGVCRAIANGQHEYLGIWDKEMTLYVSTSMDAGRTDLKCSSSNSVTFKKLREIDSNDDDLMASVECNTTERNACGLY; translated from the coding sequence ATGCCTGGACGAACAAACTCACAAAATAATCACGGTTTCTCCCTGATAGAAATGTCGATTGTACTCGTCGTTGTCGGAATTATATTGTCGATGACTCTTCCGGTAGTGCGTGGTATGGTTAAAACCAGTAAATATAATAAAGAGCGCGCGTATCTGGAGGAGACCAAGAACGCTTTGATCGGCTATGCGTTTATCCACGGCGGATTTCCTGATCCACTTCCCAATGATATTGTACCAGCGGGTAAGCTCGGTATACGGGCTATAGGTCCCTACGCTAAACCATTTCTCTACGACGTTAACCCCACATTTCTTGCTTCTAACACTGGTGGTGATATGTCTACATTTTGCGCCGCAATAGAGGCGGAACAAACAGCAGCTAATCCGCCTTTGATTTGGAACGGGACTGATTTTAGTGATACTGCTAATAGTGCGCCTGTTGCATTTGTCGTAGTCTCTCAAGGTGCAAACTACCGGAGCGATCGCGAAAATTCACCCCTCGGCGACGGTACCCTGGCCGACCGCTACTACGAGAATCCCTCCACGGCAGAGCAAGAAGAATATGACGATGCTGTGGTCAGTTACTCGCTGGTTCAGTTGAGTAGTGACTGTTTAAAAGTTGCACCGCCTGTCGTGCAACAAACTGCATGTGCAGCCTCTGGAGATGCTCGTTGCGCGGAGTTGACTAACAATAGTGGACAAGAGCTGTACTATGCAATTGCGAGAGACTGGAATAGCACAGAAGGCGTTTGTAGGGCTATCGCCAATGGTCAACACGAATACCTGGGTATCTGGGACAAGGAGATGACGCTTTACGTATCGACAAGCATGGATGCTGGGAGAACTGATCTAAAATGTAGTTCGAGTAACAGTGTGACATTTAAGAAACTTAGGGAAATCGACAGTAACGATGATGACTTAATGGCATCGGTGGAATGTAATACGACTGAAAGAAATGCCTGTGGACTATACTAA
- the lolA gene encoding outer membrane lipoprotein chaperone LolA, with translation MKLKRVVLGSLLLVFALPTLAADKNEILTFFKSLNSFSAEFEQTIEKSQLAISETSRGKLFIQKPGKFRWDYALPYEQQIVSNGKKVWIYDVDLGQVTVKPMDKAIGNTPALLLSSEKALEQSFTVGESNTIDGIRWTSLKPKDTDAGFNEILMGFSGKDLKEMMLVDNLDQVTRVVFTHFQRNPQIPASTFEFQVPKGADVFDTSQ, from the coding sequence ATGAAACTGAAGCGTGTAGTACTTGGTAGTTTGTTGCTGGTATTCGCCTTGCCGACGCTGGCGGCGGATAAGAATGAAATCCTCACTTTTTTCAAAAGCCTGAATTCGTTTAGTGCCGAGTTTGAGCAGACCATCGAAAAGTCACAGCTGGCGATTAGCGAAACCTCGCGTGGAAAGCTGTTTATTCAAAAGCCAGGAAAATTTCGCTGGGACTACGCCTTACCCTATGAACAGCAAATCGTATCCAATGGAAAAAAGGTCTGGATTTACGACGTTGATCTTGGGCAAGTCACTGTCAAGCCGATGGACAAGGCGATTGGAAATACGCCTGCTCTATTACTCAGCAGCGAAAAAGCGCTGGAACAAAGTTTTACCGTCGGTGAGAGCAATACTATCGATGGCATACGTTGGACTTCACTAAAACCTAAAGACACTGATGCGGGCTTTAACGAAATCCTGATGGGGTTTTCCGGCAAAGATCTAAAAGAAATGATGTTGGTCGATAATTTGGATCAGGTCACCCGCGTGGTTTTTACGCATTTTCAACGCAATCCCCAAATTCCTGCCTCCACGTTTGAATTTCAGGTGCCGAAAGGCGCGGATGTGTTTGATACCAGTCAGTAA